Proteins encoded within one genomic window of Gloeobacter kilaueensis JS1:
- a CDS encoding type II toxin-antitoxin system PemK/MazF family toxin — MQKTRPCVVISPNELHQNLRTAIIAPMTTALRSYPTRIDLTFDGKDGQIALDQIRAVDKSRLLKHLGSLEEETARQICDLLVKMFEY, encoded by the coding sequence ATGCAAAAAACGCGCCCCTGCGTCGTCATTTCTCCCAACGAACTGCATCAGAATCTACGCACCGCAATCATCGCGCCGATGACAACAGCTTTGCGCTCCTACCCGACCCGAATTGACCTCACCTTTGACGGGAAGGATGGGCAGATCGCCCTCGATCAAATTCGAGCAGTCGATAAGTCTCGCTTGCTCAAGCACCTTGGCTCCCTTGAAGAGGAGACAGCTCGACAGATCTGCGACTTGTTGGTGAAGATGTTTGAGTATTGA
- a CDS encoding antitoxin — MFPERRVKLFKNGRNQVVRIPPEFEPPGEDAIMRKEGERLIIEPTLPKSLLALLVTLAPIDEEFPPSLDPHPEPVEL, encoded by the coding sequence GTGTTTCCTGAACGTCGCGTCAAGCTTTTCAAGAACGGACGGAATCAGGTCGTGCGAATTCCCCCCGAATTCGAGCCTCCAGGCGAGGATGCAATCATGCGCAAGGAAGGCGAGCGGCTGATTATCGAACCGACGTTACCCAAATCATTGCTGGCCCTGCTGGTAACCCTGGCTCCGATCGACGAAGAGTTTCCGCCAAGCCTCGATCCACATCCAGAACCCGTCGAGCTTTGA
- the rsmI gene encoding 16S rRNA (cytidine(1402)-2'-O)-methyltransferase has product MTGILYLVATPIGNLEDITLRAIRVLRECDQIACEDTRHSRKLLSHLDIHRPLVSFHAHSSQERLQSLLTALEAGQNVALITDAGTPALSDPGAELVDACVRVQVPIVAVPGPSALTAALALAGTGTARFVFEGFLPTTGRERRDRLQKLAREERAVVFFEAPHRLLRTLADLAEHCGSDRPLVLCRELTKIHEQVWRGTLEQARRAFEAQPPRGEFTLILAAAPHEAAALPGEDELRAALSSLIATGLSRSEASRQLAQKLGLPRKQLYALSLDLDTTAGGSAPGSASMNKFDAG; this is encoded by the coding sequence GTGACAGGCATCCTCTATCTGGTTGCCACCCCGATTGGCAACCTTGAGGACATCACCCTGCGGGCAATCCGTGTCCTTCGAGAATGCGATCAGATCGCCTGCGAGGACACGCGCCACTCCCGCAAGCTTCTTTCGCACCTCGACATCCACAGGCCCCTGGTGAGCTTCCATGCCCACAGCAGCCAGGAACGCCTCCAGTCACTTCTAACCGCCTTAGAGGCAGGCCAGAACGTCGCTTTGATCACCGACGCCGGTACACCTGCTCTAAGCGATCCGGGAGCAGAACTGGTGGATGCCTGTGTCAGAGTCCAGGTACCGATCGTTGCCGTTCCCGGACCGAGTGCCCTCACCGCCGCATTGGCCCTCGCCGGTACAGGCACTGCGCGCTTTGTCTTCGAAGGATTTTTGCCCACTACTGGCCGCGAGCGGCGCGACCGCCTGCAAAAGCTTGCCCGCGAAGAGCGCGCCGTCGTCTTTTTCGAGGCACCGCACCGCCTGCTGCGCACCCTGGCGGACCTGGCCGAGCACTGCGGGTCCGATCGCCCACTTGTGCTCTGTCGGGAGCTGACCAAGATCCACGAGCAGGTCTGGCGCGGCACCCTTGAGCAGGCACGGCGCGCTTTCGAGGCCCAGCCGCCGCGCGGTGAATTCACCTTGATCCTCGCTGCCGCCCCTCACGAGGCTGCCGCTCTGCCCGGCGAGGATGAGTTGCGCGCCGCCTTAAGTAGCCTCATCGCCACCGGTCTCAGCCGCTCCGAAGCCAGCCGCCAGTTGGCCCAGAAGCTCGGTCTGCCGCGCAAGCAACTCTATGCCCTCTCTTTAGACCTCGACACGACGGCTGGCGGATCGGCACCGGGTTCTGCTAGCATGAACAAGTTCGACGCGGGGTAG
- the metG gene encoding methionine--tRNA ligase — translation MTKGFALTTPLYYVNALPHIGSAYPTMAADAVARYYRLRGVPVRFVTGTDEHGLKIERRALERGLSPKAHSDEIASGFEQLWQLLSIHYDRFIRTTDPRHKPIVREFFERCWQAGDIYKGRYSGLYCVDCEEFKRPDDLYTDEKTGQSFCKIHSKPVREQDEENYIFALSRYQERLERYYDEHPYFIQPDFRSHEVRNFVAQGLEDFSISRANVEWGLPLPVDPSQTIYVWFDALIGYITALLEPDDEPTLENALARWWPIDLHIVGKDILRFHAIYWPAMLMSAELPLPGCIFGHGFLTRDGKKMGKAAGNVIDPDALARQYGTDAVRYYFLKEIEFGRDNDFSEERFRAILNADLANDLGNLLNRTVNMVARYCGGVVPSVVIEPSDPLREQAAGLPALCAEHWESLRFSEAAAAVLYLVRSGNKYLDTQAPWALFKKGEQAQVEQVLYAVLESVRIAAVLLSPLIPALAAEIYRQLGFADRVWENLTWEAAQWGGLPPDQPLRPGAPLFARLD, via the coding sequence ATGACCAAGGGTTTTGCACTTACGACCCCGCTGTACTATGTCAACGCTCTACCCCACATCGGGAGTGCCTACCCGACAATGGCGGCGGACGCGGTGGCCCGCTACTATCGCCTGCGCGGCGTACCCGTCCGCTTTGTCACCGGCACCGACGAGCACGGCCTCAAGATCGAGCGCCGGGCACTTGAGCGGGGTCTGAGTCCCAAGGCCCACAGCGACGAGATTGCCAGTGGGTTCGAGCAGCTGTGGCAGTTGCTCTCGATTCATTACGATCGCTTTATCCGCACCACCGACCCGCGCCACAAGCCCATCGTGCGCGAATTTTTCGAGCGCTGCTGGCAGGCGGGTGATATCTACAAGGGGCGCTACTCGGGGCTTTATTGCGTCGATTGCGAAGAATTCAAGCGCCCGGACGATCTTTATACCGACGAAAAGACGGGCCAGAGTTTTTGCAAGATTCATAGCAAGCCGGTGCGCGAGCAGGACGAAGAAAACTATATCTTTGCCCTTTCGCGCTACCAGGAGCGGCTCGAGCGTTACTACGACGAGCATCCTTACTTCATCCAGCCCGATTTTCGTTCCCACGAGGTGCGCAACTTCGTCGCCCAGGGTCTCGAAGACTTCTCGATCTCGCGGGCCAACGTCGAATGGGGCCTGCCCCTACCGGTCGATCCCAGCCAGACGATCTACGTCTGGTTCGACGCGCTCATCGGCTACATCACAGCTCTGCTCGAACCGGACGACGAGCCGACCCTCGAAAACGCTCTGGCGCGCTGGTGGCCCATCGACCTGCATATCGTCGGCAAAGATATCCTGCGCTTTCATGCGATCTACTGGCCGGCGATGCTGATGTCAGCCGAATTGCCCTTACCCGGCTGCATCTTTGGCCACGGCTTTTTAACCCGCGATGGCAAAAAGATGGGCAAGGCGGCAGGTAACGTCATCGATCCCGATGCGCTCGCCCGCCAGTACGGCACCGACGCCGTGCGCTACTACTTCCTCAAAGAGATCGAATTTGGCCGCGACAACGACTTTAGCGAAGAGCGGTTCCGAGCGATTCTCAACGCTGATCTGGCCAACGACCTGGGAAACCTGCTCAATCGAACTGTTAACATGGTCGCCAGGTACTGCGGCGGTGTGGTCCCTTCCGTGGTGATCGAGCCGAGCGATCCGCTGCGCGAGCAGGCTGCGGGTTTGCCGGCCCTCTGTGCGGAGCACTGGGAGTCTCTGCGCTTCTCCGAAGCAGCGGCGGCAGTTTTGTATCTGGTTCGCTCCGGCAACAAGTACCTTGATACCCAGGCTCCCTGGGCGCTCTTCAAAAAAGGCGAACAGGCCCAAGTTGAACAGGTACTCTACGCTGTGCTTGAATCGGTGCGGATTGCAGCGGTGCTGCTTTCGCCCTTGATTCCCGCCCTTGCTGCCGAGATTTATCGACAGCTGGGTTTTGCTGACCGGGTGTGGGAGAACCTCACCTGGGAAGCTGCCCAGTGGGGAGGGTTGCCCCCAGACCAGCCGCTGCGCCCCGGTGCGCCGCTCTTTGCACGCCTCGATTAG
- a CDS encoding iron uptake porin — MRKLKMLAGTVGLLALLGLVNPAFAEPSDTQQINDYLQQGMGDSVSQVNSVSELTDVDPNSWAFQALKSVVERYGCLEGYPNKTYLGNRPTSRYEFAAGLNACLEKVNELITAATADKATKEDLATLQRLQEEFRNELAALRGRVDALEAKTKDIESKLFNVNSKLDASVVMGVTFGGASGNDRVFQLGSAGSAYGDSQVGQLAGGVVRGIPASGSNTSFVARTSLNIRATFTGSDELLIRLRGVTGQAIDAYFPGIASGVGSLFYGLGPGNVAFDGSTPNGRTDGSAAVSFDKVRYTTSFFNNSLRLFIGPRIDIFEYIDTNSFANNEEVDFSSGFMINNPLITFIFAGPGGGFDWQITDWIALRGIYIAPNGGSAGSRTASAFAQPFGASGLFGGSYTAVGEIEINPGKTASIKLQYAHIFEQGAALGTPLNTFYGQGFNAAVGPSGNLVNASGVTDAYGVNAEWAIFPQFAIFGRFGYGNTRINNVASNTFVPIETTTWQAGFALPGLFGPGNTFAAAYGQPIRVNNGRLDNSGLTSFVPTGTEGDVEVFYRFQVTDRLSITPDVQFYINPVNSNSSNGITVGTLRATFTF; from the coding sequence ATGCGAAAGCTGAAGATGCTTGCCGGGACTGTCGGCCTGTTGGCCCTACTGGGTCTGGTCAACCCGGCATTTGCCGAGCCTTCCGACACCCAACAGATAAATGACTACCTGCAGCAGGGGATGGGCGACTCTGTCTCCCAGGTCAACTCGGTCTCAGAGCTGACAGACGTTGACCCCAATTCCTGGGCGTTTCAGGCGCTCAAGTCTGTAGTCGAGCGCTACGGCTGCCTCGAAGGTTATCCCAACAAGACCTACCTCGGTAACCGGCCAACCTCGCGCTACGAGTTTGCCGCCGGTCTCAACGCCTGTCTTGAGAAGGTCAACGAACTGATCACCGCCGCCACTGCCGACAAGGCGACCAAAGAAGACCTCGCCACCCTGCAGCGGCTGCAAGAAGAATTCCGCAACGAACTGGCCGCCCTGCGCGGTCGGGTCGATGCCCTCGAAGCCAAGACCAAGGACATCGAGTCCAAGCTGTTCAACGTCAACTCCAAGTTGGACGCTTCGGTAGTCATGGGCGTCACCTTCGGTGGCGCAAGCGGCAACGACCGGGTCTTCCAGCTCGGTTCTGCCGGTTCTGCCTACGGTGACTCACAGGTTGGTCAGCTGGCAGGCGGTGTCGTCCGGGGTATTCCGGCATCGGGTTCCAACACGAGCTTTGTCGCCCGCACGAGCCTCAACATCCGCGCCACCTTCACCGGCTCCGATGAGTTGCTCATCCGCCTGCGGGGCGTCACCGGCCAGGCGATCGACGCTTACTTCCCTGGTATTGCAAGCGGCGTCGGCTCTCTGTTTTATGGCCTCGGTCCCGGCAACGTTGCCTTCGACGGCTCGACCCCGAATGGCCGTACGGACGGTTCGGCGGCGGTGAGCTTCGACAAGGTGCGCTACACCACGAGCTTCTTCAACAACTCGCTGCGCCTCTTCATCGGACCCCGCATCGACATCTTCGAGTACATCGACACCAACTCCTTCGCCAACAACGAAGAGGTCGATTTCTCGAGCGGCTTCATGATCAACAACCCGCTCATCACCTTTATCTTTGCCGGTCCTGGCGGCGGCTTCGACTGGCAGATCACCGACTGGATCGCCCTGCGCGGCATCTACATCGCCCCTAACGGTGGTTCAGCCGGTAGCCGCACTGCTTCGGCCTTCGCCCAACCGTTCGGTGCCTCGGGGCTGTTCGGTGGCTCCTACACCGCTGTCGGCGAAATCGAAATCAACCCTGGCAAGACCGCCTCGATCAAGCTGCAGTATGCCCACATCTTTGAGCAGGGTGCTGCCCTCGGCACACCGCTCAACACTTTCTACGGCCAGGGCTTTAACGCTGCTGTCGGTCCCAGTGGCAATCTCGTCAACGCCTCTGGCGTCACCGACGCTTACGGCGTCAACGCTGAGTGGGCGATCTTCCCGCAGTTTGCCATCTTCGGTCGCTTCGGCTACGGCAACACCCGCATCAACAACGTCGCCTCGAACACCTTTGTGCCGATCGAGACGACCACCTGGCAGGCCGGTTTCGCCCTGCCCGGCCTGTTTGGTCCGGGTAACACCTTTGCCGCTGCCTACGGCCAGCCGATCCGCGTCAACAACGGTCGGCTCGACAACAGCGGCCTGACGAGCTTCGTGCCCACCGGCACCGAAGGCGATGTCGAGGTGTTCTACCGCTTCCAGGTCACCGACCGCCTGAGCATCACCCCGGATGTGCAGTTCTACATCAACCCGGTGAACAGCAACAGCAGCAACGGCATCACCGTTGGTACCCTGCGCGCCACTTTCACCTTCTAG
- a CDS encoding NYN domain-containing protein has product MTTSDAEGLFSRDLISNRGRVAIFIDGSNLFYAALQLGIEIDYTKLLNRLTNGSRLLRSFFYTGVDRANEKQQGFLLWMRRNGYRVITKDLVQLPDGSKKANLDVEIAVDMLSLAGSYDTAILVSGDGDLAYAVNAASYKGVRVEVVSLRSMTSDYLINVADRYIDLDQIKEDIQKAPRQNGYTYRPLSANHNNGFNGTGSNGYLNIAEEEVR; this is encoded by the coding sequence ATGACTACTTCAGATGCCGAAGGACTTTTTTCCCGCGATCTCATCAGTAACCGGGGACGAGTCGCCATCTTTATTGACGGCTCCAACCTGTTTTATGCTGCACTACAGCTGGGCATCGAGATCGATTACACCAAGCTACTGAACCGACTCACCAACGGTTCGCGCCTGTTGCGCTCCTTTTTCTACACCGGCGTCGATCGCGCCAACGAAAAGCAGCAGGGCTTTTTGTTGTGGATGCGGCGCAACGGCTACCGCGTCATTACCAAAGACCTCGTGCAGTTGCCCGACGGCTCCAAAAAAGCCAACCTCGATGTCGAGATTGCCGTCGATATGCTCTCGCTGGCCGGCTCCTACGACACAGCTATTCTCGTCTCCGGCGACGGCGATCTGGCCTACGCGGTCAATGCCGCCTCCTACAAGGGCGTGCGCGTCGAGGTGGTCTCGCTGCGCTCGATGACCAGCGACTATCTCATCAACGTCGCCGACCGCTACATCGACCTCGATCAGATCAAAGAGGACATCCAGAAGGCTCCGCGCCAGAACGGCTACACCTACCGGCCCCTCTCCGCCAACCACAACAACGGCTTCAACGGCACTGGCAGCAACGGCTACCTCAACATTGCCGAGGAAGAAGTGCGCTAG
- a CDS encoding group I intron-associated PD-(D/E)XK endonuclease: MDTKLRGDVAEQAAILQALNHELGVLRPIGDRLPYDLVFDVSGTLFKIQVKCAWLDLSSGNYVVDNRRTKTNRRVMLREAYRVSDFDFALAYIQPIDLFYVFPVHIFIDYGSEIHLVEADKRQRKPLSATYRDAWHLILQKAQTEPCKDAGLS, translated from the coding sequence ATGGATACCAAACTAAGAGGGGATGTTGCTGAACAGGCCGCAATTCTTCAAGCTCTGAATCACGAACTTGGAGTCCTCAGACCAATTGGAGATAGATTGCCTTACGATCTAGTCTTCGATGTTTCAGGAACTTTGTTCAAAATTCAAGTCAAGTGTGCATGGCTAGATCTATCCTCCGGTAATTACGTTGTTGATAACCGTCGTACGAAGACAAACCGACGCGTAATGCTACGAGAAGCCTACCGAGTCTCAGATTTTGATTTTGCCCTTGCATATATACAACCAATTGATCTGTTCTACGTTTTCCCGGTGCATATCTTTATTGATTATGGAAGCGAAATTCATCTTGTAGAAGCTGACAAACGTCAGCGGAAGCCTCTCTCTGCTACGTACCGAGATGCCTGGCATCTGATTCTTCAGAAAGCTCAAACAGAGCCATGCAAAGATGCTGGTCTTTCTTAA
- a CDS encoding ATP-dependent nuclease: MPAEQDQEISKIREQHASGKWPKFLESVSISGLRGWSGQTVKFNFPVCAVVGENGTGKSTFLKAAACAYEVERGKPLFPSDFFINTHWDRISGVRLSYSIRQGTSTSLYEIRKPTKRWIVPKERARRNILFYDISRTLPLDASAGYAKIARLAVNEISSKVLTQDGKDQLSFILGRNYIQARFVTSDVDHRREIGLLERDFGEISQFHQGAGEDATLDLMSSLQAIPDTSLLLIDEVEASLHPKAQRRLVRFLLKLSRQKRVQIIMSTHSPYVLQELPVEARILLLPGRESTNIVYGASAEFALSHLDENVHPEMLVFVEDREAQILLREILASDPQGIELLNRLAFVPVGPANVVSIMGDLSESNRLPYKSVAVLDGDQTNPNCMSLPGSDSPERVVFSDLKSKGWPCLPSRLGIGAGTLLTQIEEVMLEPQPHKWTTMIGDRVHKSSISVWEIMANQWCQSCLKTEDKNVLVHGIQESLDS; the protein is encoded by the coding sequence ATGCCCGCAGAGCAAGATCAAGAAATTAGTAAAATTCGAGAACAGCACGCTTCTGGAAAATGGCCCAAATTTCTAGAATCTGTGTCAATCTCTGGTCTTAGAGGTTGGTCAGGACAGACGGTGAAATTTAATTTTCCTGTTTGTGCAGTCGTTGGAGAAAACGGCACAGGAAAAAGTACTTTTCTTAAAGCAGCTGCCTGTGCATATGAAGTGGAGAGAGGCAAGCCACTCTTTCCATCGGATTTCTTTATTAACACGCATTGGGATAGGATATCCGGTGTCAGGTTAAGCTATTCAATTAGACAGGGAACCAGTACCAGTTTGTATGAAATTAGAAAACCCACAAAGAGATGGATTGTACCAAAGGAAAGAGCGAGGCGTAATATTTTATTTTATGACATTTCGCGGACTTTGCCGCTAGATGCCTCTGCAGGTTATGCGAAGATAGCGAGGTTAGCAGTAAATGAGATTTCGAGTAAAGTGTTAACTCAAGATGGTAAAGATCAACTTTCGTTTATCCTTGGACGAAATTATATACAGGCGCGCTTCGTCACCTCCGACGTAGATCACAGACGTGAAATAGGATTATTAGAAAGGGATTTTGGTGAAATCTCACAATTTCACCAGGGGGCCGGGGAAGACGCAACTTTGGATCTTATGAGTAGTTTACAAGCAATACCAGACACTTCACTTTTGCTAATTGATGAAGTAGAAGCGTCGTTGCATCCAAAGGCCCAACGTAGGTTGGTGCGTTTTCTATTGAAACTCAGTAGGCAGAAGCGTGTTCAGATAATTATGTCTACCCATAGCCCATATGTTTTACAAGAACTTCCAGTAGAAGCCAGAATATTGCTTTTACCAGGAAGAGAAAGTACAAATATTGTATATGGTGCTTCTGCAGAGTTTGCCCTCAGCCATCTTGATGAAAATGTACATCCAGAAATGCTTGTTTTTGTTGAAGATAGAGAGGCTCAAATTTTACTTCGAGAGATACTTGCAAGTGACCCTCAGGGTATCGAACTGCTTAACCGTTTGGCTTTTGTACCAGTTGGTCCGGCCAATGTTGTATCAATTATGGGTGATTTATCCGAGAGTAATCGCTTACCGTATAAGTCTGTAGCAGTTTTAGATGGAGATCAAACTAATCCAAACTGTATGTCTCTACCAGGTTCTGATTCACCTGAAAGAGTTGTTTTTAGCGATTTAAAGAGTAAAGGCTGGCCGTGTCTTCCATCTAGACTAGGAATTGGAGCTGGAACATTACTTACGCAAATTGAGGAGGTAATGCTAGAACCTCAGCCTCATAAATGGACAACAATGATAGGCGATAGGGTTCACAAGAGTTCTATTAGTGTCTGGGAAATTATGGCTAATCAATGGTGTCAGTCTTGCTTGAAAACCGAAGATAAGAATGTCCTCGTTCATGGCATTCAAGAATCTTTAGATAGTTGA
- a CDS encoding DUF2993 domain-containing protein — MMLPFPFPVAGGRADAGEQLVSSAVSTAIRALLSRVEDLQVSVHCQPVSKLLQGALDGFSLRGRGLVIKNSFRAEILRVDTDAIAIDLGAILGGRVRLLRPTVAVTSVVLREEDINAAFEAPLVVSKMRGIAVEGGGQTLAFEKTRIQLGEDNRVHFETDILLEQSGERLHTGLQARLTVEEQRRIVLADVLFEDDDPRSREWAALFVAHFNRLMDIDKFNLDGATLRIQRLYTRNRQLTFEGRANINHFPGTKGR; from the coding sequence ATGATGCTCCCATTTCCATTTCCGGTCGCTGGTGGTCGCGCCGACGCGGGTGAGCAGCTTGTCAGCTCCGCAGTCTCGACGGCGATCCGCGCCCTGTTGAGCCGGGTGGAAGATTTACAGGTTTCGGTTCACTGTCAGCCGGTCTCCAAGCTCTTGCAGGGGGCGCTCGACGGCTTCAGCCTGCGCGGACGGGGACTGGTGATCAAAAACAGTTTCCGCGCCGAGATTTTGCGCGTCGATACCGATGCGATCGCCATCGACCTCGGAGCCATCCTCGGGGGCAGGGTGCGCCTGCTCAGGCCAACGGTGGCAGTCACCTCGGTCGTGCTCCGCGAGGAGGACATCAACGCCGCCTTCGAGGCACCGCTGGTCGTCTCCAAGATGCGCGGCATCGCGGTCGAGGGCGGCGGGCAGACCCTCGCCTTCGAGAAAACCCGCATCCAGTTGGGCGAGGACAACCGCGTTCACTTCGAGACCGATATTCTGCTGGAACAGTCGGGCGAACGCCTGCACACCGGCCTGCAGGCCCGCCTCACTGTCGAGGAGCAGCGCCGCATCGTCCTTGCCGACGTGCTCTTCGAGGACGACGATCCCCGCTCGCGGGAGTGGGCAGCGCTTTTTGTCGCCCACTTCAACCGGCTCATGGACATCGACAAGTTCAACCTCGACGGCGCAACGCTGCGCATCCAGCGGCTCTATACCCGCAACCGCCAGCTCACCTTCGAGGGCCGGGCCAACATCAACCACTTTCCAGGCACAAAAGGCAGGTAG
- a CDS encoding FG-GAP repeat protein, whose protein sequence is MRTRLERWVRSTKVDWWWLGGLIWLVAAGPLWAAPGIIFALQERSAVDSNGNLAPYPAIEFVAQIRGEQFRNPATPSETEYQFFSKNFLNGKPYLLWRKGEQVGSGTAVAPDKLPSLYGTIEAPLKSEQKLLPLSDLDLTIATDQPLKLKEHKPVAEEVLAIVDDLARAALVKQGIAEEQTKKVPRVWVSSAIVPGKPDAVVALYRYTSTLKQGGATFKRLTSLLLVAEQVNEKGQTTWQPQLTLLGLGNPENTTTYGPLIVADLNGDGYDDVLVRETRYDRWNYGVYSRYDGRWQSRYTGREGNYSNDLPAPAEEEQPSASP, encoded by the coding sequence ATGCGGACGCGATTGGAGCGGTGGGTGCGATCGACGAAGGTGGACTGGTGGTGGCTGGGTGGTTTAATCTGGCTTGTCGCGGCTGGACCCCTTTGGGCAGCACCGGGGATTATCTTTGCCCTGCAGGAGCGCTCTGCGGTCGATAGCAACGGCAACCTCGCCCCTTATCCGGCCATCGAGTTCGTCGCCCAGATCCGGGGCGAGCAGTTTCGCAACCCGGCGACCCCCTCCGAGACCGAGTACCAGTTTTTCAGCAAAAATTTTTTGAACGGCAAGCCGTACTTGCTCTGGCGCAAGGGGGAGCAGGTGGGCAGTGGGACGGCGGTAGCCCCTGACAAGCTGCCCTCGCTCTACGGCACGATCGAGGCTCCACTTAAAAGCGAGCAAAAATTGCTGCCGCTTTCGGATCTCGATCTGACGATTGCCACTGACCAGCCGCTCAAGCTCAAAGAACACAAGCCCGTCGCGGAGGAAGTGCTCGCGATCGTCGATGATCTGGCCCGCGCCGCGCTCGTCAAGCAGGGGATCGCCGAGGAGCAGACCAAAAAGGTGCCAAGAGTCTGGGTATCCTCGGCGATCGTGCCGGGCAAGCCGGATGCGGTGGTCGCCCTTTATCGCTACACCTCCACGCTCAAGCAGGGTGGAGCGACCTTCAAGCGGCTGACGAGCCTGCTTCTGGTGGCGGAGCAGGTAAACGAAAAAGGCCAGACCACCTGGCAGCCCCAGTTGACCCTGCTCGGCCTCGGCAATCCCGAGAACACGACCACCTATGGGCCGCTCATCGTCGCGGACCTCAACGGCGACGGCTACGACGATGTACTGGTGCGCGAGACGCGCTACGACCGCTGGAATTACGGCGTCTACAGCCGCTACGACGGTCGCTGGCAGTCGCGCTACACTGGCCGCGAAGGCAACTACAGCAACGATCTGCCGGCACCGGCAGAAGAAGAGCAGCCTTCTGCGTCGCCCTGA
- the dnaN gene encoding DNA polymerase III subunit beta, translating to MQIFCPQPILNQNLNLVSRAVPSRPTHPILANILLEADSEAGTVTLTGFDLDLGIETRFEASVEGSGRTTLPARVLTDIVSRLPNEDLAIAVSDDNAISLECGSSQYQVQGAAAEEFPKLPQLAATSAHTLPVSAFLAGIQRSLFAASTDETKQILNGVSIKAVQDGMEFVATDAHRLSFFRTDATGKQAIAAVLPVRSVRELEKLLANQTSEAVEVRFDEKQMIFQFPNQTLTTRLLSGRYPDYQQLLPKQFKYTADMERKRLIGCLERIAVLADQKNHIVKLDFSAQQGSLTVSVEAPDVGRGRENVAVQYVGQDFSVAFNVRYLLEGLKAMDATDVSFCLNGPSDPAVLKPVGDADYQYLIMPVSIRG from the coding sequence ATGCAGATCTTTTGTCCACAACCGATCTTGAATCAGAATTTGAATCTGGTGAGCCGGGCTGTACCGTCGCGGCCAACCCATCCAATTCTGGCGAACATTCTGCTGGAAGCCGACAGCGAGGCCGGGACAGTCACCCTCACTGGTTTTGACCTCGACCTGGGTATCGAGACGCGCTTTGAGGCGTCAGTAGAGGGCAGCGGGCGGACGACCCTCCCGGCGCGGGTGCTCACCGACATCGTCTCGCGCCTTCCCAACGAAGATCTGGCCATCGCCGTAAGCGACGACAACGCGATCAGCCTCGAGTGCGGCAGCAGCCAGTACCAGGTGCAGGGCGCGGCTGCCGAAGAATTTCCAAAATTGCCCCAGCTGGCGGCCACCAGCGCCCACACGCTGCCGGTGAGCGCCTTTTTAGCCGGTATCCAGCGCAGTCTGTTTGCCGCCTCCACCGACGAGACCAAGCAGATTCTCAACGGCGTCTCGATTAAAGCGGTCCAGGACGGCATGGAGTTTGTCGCCACCGACGCCCACCGGCTGTCTTTTTTCCGCACCGATGCGACGGGCAAGCAGGCGATTGCCGCTGTTCTACCGGTGCGCTCCGTGCGCGAACTCGAAAAACTGCTGGCAAACCAGACCAGCGAAGCGGTGGAGGTGCGCTTCGACGAAAAGCAGATGATCTTCCAGTTTCCCAACCAGACCCTCACCACCCGGCTCTTATCTGGCCGCTACCCCGACTACCAGCAACTGTTGCCCAAACAGTTCAAATACACCGCCGACATGGAGCGCAAGCGGCTGATTGGTTGCCTTGAGCGCATCGCGGTGCTGGCCGATCAAAAAAACCACATCGTCAAGCTCGATTTCAGTGCCCAACAGGGTTCTCTCACCGTCTCCGTCGAAGCTCCCGACGTGGGCCGGGGCCGCGAGAATGTCGCCGTGCAGTACGTCGGTCAGGACTTCTCGGTGGCCTTCAACGTTCGCTACCTGCTCGAAGGTCTCAAGGCGATGGACGCTACGGACGTGTCCTTTTGCCTGAATGGCCCCAGCGACCCGGCGGTGCTCAAACCGGTCGGAGACGCCGATTACCAGTATCTGATCATGCCTGTGAGTATCCGAGGTTAA
- a CDS encoding AbrB/MazE/SpoVT family DNA-binding domain-containing protein, with translation MRVEIVRIGNSRGVRLPKVLLEQYGFKEAAELSVENGRLVLSPVARSRAGWHEQFAQASSAELEADLAEILPDAVSAEWDAAEWQW, from the coding sequence ATGAGAGTAGAGATTGTACGAATTGGCAATTCCCGAGGTGTTCGTCTACCCAAAGTGCTTCTAGAGCAGTACGGCTTTAAGGAAGCTGCTGAGTTGTCAGTCGAGAATGGACGGCTTGTATTGTCGCCGGTAGCTCGGTCACGTGCAGGCTGGCACGAGCAATTTGCCCAGGCTAGTAGTGCTGAACTAGAAGCTGACCTGGCCGAGATTCTGCCCGATGCAGTCAGTGCTGAGTGGGATGCGGCAGAGTGGCAGTGGTAA